TCGTTGCAAGGGAGCCCCCATGAGCACCAGTCTCGACCACGCCGTACCTTTGACCGTCGACCTGGCGCCAGCCTTGCGCGCGGCGCTGGAGGCAAGCCCCAAGGTCGTCGTGCCCGCGACGCGTGCGGAGCTGTACCAACTCGCGCTCGGCCCCGAAGGCGGACCGCTGTTCTCGGTTGACTACGAAGCCGACGGCGAGATCGTGACGGAGGCAACGGTCACTCGCTGCCGCAACGGCATCGCGGTGAACTACCCAGAGGACTACATGCGCAGGCGCGATCCCAAGTGCATGCACATTGCGGATGACCGCCCCACCGACAAGACGCGCTACGCCGACGCCTTTGGCGAGAGCTTCGACAGGGTCAAGCAAGAAACCCTCGACTGGTTGGCCACTCAAGAACTCGTCGTAGTCCCCTTCAAGGCCGGAGCGCTCAGGTTTGGCTCCCCGTCACTCGCAGTAATGCCGATCAACTCGGCATTCTTTGCGCTCACCCTGATGGACCTGCAGGGCTGGACCACGTTTGACGAGCTGGGCCCGTACACGCCGCGCTCGATCCTCTACGTCGCTCCCCCGTTTCGCCAGACCCACTTTGCAGGCAAGCAGGTGGTCGTGCACGACCGCAGCGAGACGCTGCACGAGATCTTCGCCTACAACCTGTACCCGGGCCCGAGCGCCAAGAAGGGCGTCTTCTCCGTCCTGCTTGACGTGGGTGAGCAAGAGGGCTGGATCACCGCTCACGCCTCCTCTGTCCGAGTGACCACGCCTTACGACAACGAGACCATCGTGATGCACGAGGGCGCTTCCGGCGGCGGCAAGTCGGAGATGTGCCAAGACCTACGCCGTCAGGACGACGGGCGCATCCTGCTCGGCACCAACGTCGTCACGGATGAGCCTTACTACATCACCCTCAGCGAGTCTTGCGAACTCGACCCCGTCACCGACGACATGACCCTGTGCCACCCGTCGGTCCAGACGGGCGACGGCCGCATGGTGGTCGCCGACGCGGAGGACGGCTGGTTTGTGCGCGTCGACAACCTCAAGCAGTACGGCGAGGACATCTACTTTGAGCGGGCCGTCATCCACCCTGACGAGCCGCTGGTGTTCTTCAACATCGACGGCTCGCCCGACGCGACGGCGCTGCCGTGGGAGCACACGCTCGACTCCAACGGCAAGCCCTGCCCCAACCCCCGCATCGTGATTCCCAGGTCTCACATCCACCGCATCGTCAACGAGCCAGAGGCAGTAGACGTGCGCACCTTCGGCGTCCGCATGCCAGCTTGTACCAGGGACAACCCGACGTACGGGATTATGGGCATGACCCACTTTGTGCCGCCGGCCATCGCATGGCTGTGGCGCCTCATCGCGCCGCGCGGCGACAAGAACCCGTCGATCGGCGAGGCGGCCGACGCCGTGGCAAAGCTCGAGCACGGCGGCATGGTTGCCGAGGGCGTCGGTTCCTACTGGCCCTTCTCCACCGGCACCAAGGTCGCGGCCGCGAACCTGCTCCTCAAGCAACTCCTGGAGTTCAACCACACGCGCTACGTGTTGACGCCCAACCAGCACATTGGTGCTTACCACGTGGGTTTCTCGGCCGAGTGGCTCACGCGCGAGTGGCTCGCCCGCAAGGGCGCGGGACGCATGCGTGCCGATCAGTTGGAGCCCGCGCGCTGTGCGCTGTTCGGCTACGCGCCCAAGGAAATTACCCTTGACGGCCAGCCGGTGCGGCGCACGCTTCTGCGCCCGGAGACGCAGTCGGCGGTGGGAACCGAGGCCTACGACAAGGGCTGCGCGATCCTGACCGGCTTCTTCAAGGCCGAACTCGAGCAGTTCCTCACGGACGACCTCGACCCGCTTGGCCGTCAGATCATCGAGCTGTGCATGCGTGGCGGCACCGTCGAGGACTACGAGGCGCTCACCCCGATGTTCCTGTAGGGCGCGCAGTGATCATTCCGGCGAAGGGCCCGGCGAACACGTCGGGCTCTCCGTCGCCTGCAACCCAGAGCCGCGAAATCTGGCCGTCGAGGTAGAGCGCGTCTTCGCAACCGAGTTGGTCCCTGAATAGGGTGGCGAAGTCGTGGAGGTTGGTGAGCGTCCACGACAGTGCCAGGTACACCGTGGCGCCGTCGGGACTGACGCCGACTCCCGATCGGAATGCCAGGTTGGTGGAGCCTTCACGGAATTCCGGGTGCACCTGGCCGTCGAGCAATAGCGCGGGTCCTGACTGGGTCGCGTGACGCACCCCCTCGCCTGTGTACTGGCTGGACTCGACGACGGCGGCCGTACCGTCGTCGGCGATCTGGAAGACGGCGTTGGGCTTGAGGTGGAAGTTCCCGCCGCCGTCGGCGAGGTTGAGGTCAACGAGGGTCACGCCGTCGCTCACCAGCAACCCTCCGGGAGCAAACACTGGCGTGAAGATGCCGGCGTTGGTCGCCACGGCGATATCGGGATCGGCTGCGAGGACATCGGCGAGCATCACGCCGCCAGCGTCGGGGTCCCAATCGACCCTGACGTCCCACTGCTCCAGGGGCAACGCCACCACTTCATAGCGGTTGCCCTGGTGCTCGACGATGCGCACGTCTACGGCCGCGTCCGCTTGGGTGGGTTGCTGCGCGGTGGGGCTGGGCGACGCCGCTGGCGTACTCGACGCAGGGGCTGGCACGGTGACCACGATCACCGGCGGCCCATCGGGGGACGTGCACGCAGCCAAAACCGCGCCAAGCACCACCACAGCCAGTGCCGCCTTCAGGGTCCGCCCAAGCCCTCGAGGTGACATGGAGGTGCGCATCCCGCAAGCGTAATCCGGCACTCGGCCCTCGCCGTGCGCCTAGACTCGCGCCATGGCCGTGTCGAACCTGTCCGCCTCGACGCAGGACTATCTCAAGTGCGTGTGGAACCTCCAGGAATGGTCGGGAGGCACCGTCTCGGTGACCGCCCTGGCGGAGCGACTCGGCGTGCGAACCTCAACCGCCTCTGACGGAGTCAAGAAGCTGGCCGAACAGGGACTTGTCGAC
The Demequina sp. TMPB413 DNA segment above includes these coding regions:
- a CDS encoding DUF4914 family protein; the encoded protein is MSTSLDHAVPLTVDLAPALRAALEASPKVVVPATRAELYQLALGPEGGPLFSVDYEADGEIVTEATVTRCRNGIAVNYPEDYMRRRDPKCMHIADDRPTDKTRYADAFGESFDRVKQETLDWLATQELVVVPFKAGALRFGSPSLAVMPINSAFFALTLMDLQGWTTFDELGPYTPRSILYVAPPFRQTHFAGKQVVVHDRSETLHEIFAYNLYPGPSAKKGVFSVLLDVGEQEGWITAHASSVRVTTPYDNETIVMHEGASGGGKSEMCQDLRRQDDGRILLGTNVVTDEPYYITLSESCELDPVTDDMTLCHPSVQTGDGRMVVADAEDGWFVRVDNLKQYGEDIYFERAVIHPDEPLVFFNIDGSPDATALPWEHTLDSNGKPCPNPRIVIPRSHIHRIVNEPEAVDVRTFGVRMPACTRDNPTYGIMGMTHFVPPAIAWLWRLIAPRGDKNPSIGEAADAVAKLEHGGMVAEGVGSYWPFSTGTKVAAANLLLKQLLEFNHTRYVLTPNQHIGAYHVGFSAEWLTREWLARKGAGRMRADQLEPARCALFGYAPKEITLDGQPVRRTLLRPETQSAVGTEAYDKGCAILTGFFKAELEQFLTDDLDPLGRQIIELCMRGGTVEDYEALTPMFL
- a CDS encoding phosphodiester glycosidase family protein, coding for MRTSMSPRGLGRTLKAALAVVVLGAVLAACTSPDGPPVIVVTVPAPASSTPAASPSPTAQQPTQADAAVDVRIVEHQGNRYEVVALPLEQWDVRVDWDPDAGGVMLADVLAADPDIAVATNAGIFTPVFAPGGLLVSDGVTLVDLNLADGGGNFHLKPNAVFQIADDGTAAVVESSQYTGEGVRHATQSGPALLLDGQVHPEFREGSTNLAFRSGVGVSPDGATVYLALSWTLTNLHDFATLFRDQLGCEDALYLDGQISRLWVAGDGEPDVFAGPFAGMITARPTGTSG